A window from Branchiostoma lanceolatum isolate klBraLanc5 chromosome 9, klBraLanc5.hap2, whole genome shotgun sequence encodes these proteins:
- the LOC136442067 gene encoding myomegalin-like isoform X4 yields MMDSVVGEDPTLPLDFNHSTNLTSLPDTTMDGSQQQSLRNVSSGRMSPVRIRTMKDYEEQIAELKKENFSLKLRIYFMEERMQHGEEEDIEKTNIELKVEVESLKKELHDKQELLVKASQAVETLAAQNDAAVQQVRQDHGRELQQLHDQYESRLTSAQEENSLQKRVDEETEGKIRDLEAANQELQNKLRDLEKVKQDKKNLQDSSKEALQDKNSLPHAQSDTEDCCSCSHHVNREVIDQLNHALRTKDQLIQQLNQEKSDLVGEKVKPLEAQVQSLTQELKDKEGNMQDDISRYQQQVEVSKKNNQEIQALLEDQQRKLDEYEIAAGQMTRDHDKKEKEIKELEKLVLEAEDENEELKRKLQDKDSDVKLQEQNALKRDKAIQGLTEAIHNKSKEIDELCEQIEELQQSLAQARETAHKAQLQQFQGVEEQQQALGDKEVEITGLQGKVHEKDAENQRLKKSLRKKEQEIDQLQQAAQEADDQAEEALRDKDRQLRDLQKQLKDSRSKADSEKENITQQHKTQLEETQRQLQSKEQIIQRLSASIQEKDRVIQEYMQMAQEQENSRDPYSENKDSIIQRLRERLKERDKAVEDAIEEKFRTLEAKENDLRHLRVNLRERERELERANSLLTGNEETINNLDGIIKEKDVELRQLLNQLKSQQRTNAATAEEHARALMEKEALIEQLQQALSSRDKDIKKLSQSLQSSPHSKPRVDAMIQELKDKLDERDRMLQEVMEERRRASSDGQAHTQRLLGTIKDKDNMLKEANERYNQVVSEKNGEIQKLQQRLNNREAELQSLTSARDWTEQEQNKLLEKMRSALSDKDRTIETLVENAREKDKLLSQLQMSGPSQLRGEHLADTVRQLKDDIRKKDELIDRLQSSSTSGYVSTEDDPYVQSLRKELASKARLLSETTAALQSLRDQKPAQGDLQQQMAQQTQALSNALKAEKQAKLELAKVRRKAQEQEEDLGTKQENIDALIEAVRAKDNIIKDLERSQLSSRQTLRGDQSPKAKQQLQKGLRDQLEETKKLNELLDSERRIYQDLIKSYRDELGATRDSQSRALDIELAAVQTLRRQLEDYVRRNSELRAELERNINQAAQQVLEARDSLRDRPQVQTWNAALQTSIDDLRPQFEKNIQTSPITRSTDIEISLPSPLDALSVSEFSTAELKSEVARLRGQLSRMQAINDDLQSRLNGAISEQVRSIPLGENIAEQQTLPKLAKEVERLEAELDNAQKKNQALQEELESGRGSMTPMTEKGLLAEVQQQLEDAIMQLEKSEDDKQALEKQIKLSSPSPYQAQIKQLENKVMELIEENEQLMKESPGSRSDEEVDAMSEKDLRTEVKGLKDRLKASENLVDLLKKQLEMNSDSENDIPGFNPELIVQLAEEIERLKGQLEQAQGNRGDVRDKEEESSDTSSQLPRKSKLPVLQKGVTHNANASLRQQIEQLKMSEKELKLLNRRMQDKLTATEGTVRAQAQKLKSYRKMLEDAGLVKKLPRKAQSDSNIPMSLQRFQSRYASQEGLDDSLLSPGISPAASPMMRSPATSLLSLETLQEYGNTDNVDELKQQVSQLKQRLEKSRRMIRGMQSRLRGRSDGQLTPNRSFARSMEALTEPTTNGDAFEKLRQQVEDLKQQLKDSNDLNKTLADQLSVSPQKDTLVQTQAKELSQLRKQLRDSREMCHLLRARLEELTRTLEHLLSASEGGDPDLLNLTQQEAEGVMAELERSMHLARTLKDRLDDNASSASDDSSLRSLKDQYQQSLQANQELRLQLQEQLMQLQDRPSPTPLKQEIAELRSALEEQQDQYQHLKQVNQQLQGQVADTQHLRRQLAENQRTAIELKDELERATKDAKEKNNMISRLRSQLRRTRPVGSTFPPSASDQASTGWDTDQSNQGASDDFSGMHRVGSGRSANHGSQTASGSEDNMGEQPRQRRYPPNRGDEYSLEQPGRSKPTSSEDNFMFAPREKVIPPSIHSSKDDVSGCGRLHDNRGYSSDEESTTSTQTFTSVSRHESDHPEDSEQDGMNNERGMYPSRQLPSKFLQASLGHGSTTTVSTETNREMELLQNRLRASDQINRSLRAELDTYKKLRESTETIHSHGSASTTSGFHGDSRGGNLLEEHLAELRALRARLEDSLSSNEQLRQELEDKISSMSNRGGQTNIYVHSNSGVDHQEFPDNASHGSHMSDKLSLLSDKTTQVDRLQAELDQKDQINEKLKADMSRLQTQLTEKDQQNQQIQGDNTRLQTDMSKLQKQLAERDRQTQKTQAEFTQLQADLSSLHGQLQEVSQLQNQLSDREKQNQILQTEVDSLGAELANRDMENDKVSAELTKAKKEISRLRQELSRLQDQLEEHQQVADSLRLELRLYEKLYKKAQTADAGVNGFSSSDGTGGRDAMAGLDLSGLLEEMRRLREQVEKLHISNSALRRKVKELLGKEESPTVININHHHGHRSPAQRALFQTGAGDASPGDVHLSGPYTTDSAHSSPANYPHLKNSPLVGQLARYASLPVLDKDDIDVFSMQGVSPLSTADVDIRYRYVVGRIEDYEALRHQVNDSRLAIRGVQSRVKDRLKALKKALDSTQPGDQKPLEETLSSLHLLHDHLEECHRLLKLFWKARDPGSVPTSTGSGGDGTAIVFLENQNLKDEITNLRKRLTSQEKVMRSALHKLERTNRLKQGMEEALVKQCKLSKTHHVLRQARGNLEFSVSSSSSLDQSLASSMDDFSL; encoded by the exons ATGGACGGCAGTCAGCAGCAAT CGTTGCGGAACGTGAGCAGCGGGCGCATGTCACCTGTCCGAATCCGCACAATGAAAGACTACGAAGAG CAAATAGCGgaactgaagaaagaaaacttCAGCCTGAAGCTGCGGATCTATTTCATGGAAGAGCGCATGCAGCACGGAGAAGAAGAGGACATTGAGAAAACT AACATTGAGCTGAAGGTTGAAGTTGAGAGCTTGAAAAAAGAGCTACACGACAAACAGGAGCTTCTAGTTAAAGCGTC ACAAGCAGTAGAGACCCTAGCAGCGCAGAACGATGCAGCGGTGCAGCAGGTTCGGCAGGACCATGGCAGGGAGCTGCAGCAGCTGCACGACCAGTATGAGTCCAGACTCACCTCAGCTCAGGAG gAGAACTCTCTTCAGAAAAGAGTTGATGAGGAAACAGAAGGGAAGATCCGTGACCTTGAAGCGGCTAACCAGGAACTCCAGAACAAGCTTCGCGACCTTGAGAAGGTCAAACAGGACAAGAAGAACCTGCAGGACTCGTCTAAGGAAGCACTCCAAGATAAGAATAG tttACCTCATGCTCAGTCAGACACAGAAGACTGTTGTTCATGTTCCCACCATGTCAACAGGGA ggTGATAGACCAGTTGAACCACGCCCTGCGCACCAAGGACCAACTCATCCAGCAACTCAACCAGGAGAAGTCTGACCTTGTGGGCGAGAAGGTCAAACCTCTGGAAGCTCAAGTTCAGAGCCTGACTCAGGAGCTCAAGGACAAGGAGGGCAACATGCAG GATGACATCAGCAGATATCAACAGCAAGTGGAGGTCAGCAAGAAGAACAATCAGGAAATCCAG GCCCTTCTAGAGGACCAACAGAGGAAGCTGGATGAGTATGAGATAGCAGCTGGCCAGATGACCCGAGATCACGacaagaaggagaaagaaatcAAG GAGTTAGAGAAGCTTGTTTTGGAGGCTGAGGATGAGAACGAG GAGCTTAAGAGGAAGCTACAAGACAAGGACTCTGATGTCAAACTCCAGGAGCAGAACGCACTCAAAAGGGACAAAGCCATCCAGGGTCTGACAGAGGCCATTCACAACAAGAGCAAGGAG ATTGACGAGCTGTGTGAACAGATAGAGGAGCTTCAGCAGAGTTTGGCTCAGGCCAGGGAGACGGCGCACAAGGCACAGCTGCAGCAGTTCCAG GGAGTTGAAGAACAACAGCAGGCGCTGGGTGACAAGGAGGTTGAGATCACTGGTCTTCAGGGAAAAGTTCATGAAAAGGATGCAGAAAACCAG CGATTAAAAAAGAGCCTGAGAAAAAAGGAGCAGGAGATCGACCAGCTCCAGCAGGCAGCTCAAGAGGCGGACGACCAGGCTGAGGAGGCCCTCAGGGACAAGGACAGGCAGCTTAGAGACCTACAGAAACAGCTGAAGGACTCCAGGTCTAAAGCAGACTCAGAGAAAGAGAAcataactcaacaacacaaG ACTCAGTTGGAGGAGACACAGAGACAACTACAGAGCAAGGAGCAGATCATCCAGAGATTGTCTGCCAGCATCCAGGAGAAGGACAGGGTCATCCAGGAGTACATGCAGATGGCCCAGGAACAGGAGAACTCACGGGAT CCCTACTCAGAAAATAAGGACAGCATCATCCAGCGTCTGAGAGAACGTCTGAAGGAACGTGACAAGGCTGTGGAG GATGCAATAGAGGAGAAGTTCCGCACCTTAGAGGCCAAGGAGAACGACCTACGACACCTCAGGGTCAACCTACGGGAGCGAGAGAGGGAGCTGGAGCGAGCCAACTCTCTTCTCACTGGGAACGAGGAAACCATCAAT AACCTTGATGGTATAATCAAAGAGAAGGATGTGGAACTGAGACAACTTCTGAACCAGCTCAAGAGTCAGCAGCGCACCAATGCT GCCACAGCTGAGGAACATGCCCGAGCCCTAATGGAGAAGGAAGCTCTGATAGAACAGCTACAGCAGGCACTCAGCAGTAGGGACAAGGATATCAAG AAGTTGAGCCAGTCTCTACAAAGCAGCCCCCATTCCAAACCTAGAGTGGATGCCATGATTCAGGAGCTCAAGGACAAGCTCGATGAGAGGGACAGAATGTTGCAG GAGGTAATGGAAGAGAGAAGGAGAGCATCGTCAGACGGCCAGGCCCACACACAAAGGCTTCTGGGTACTATCAAAGACAAAGATAACATGCTAAAG GAGGCCAATGAGAGATACAACCAAGTGGTGTCTGAGAAAAATGGGGAGATCCAAAAACTACAGCAGAGACTAAACAACAGAGAAGCAGAGCTACAG AGTCTGACCAGTGCTCGAGACTGGACAGAACAGGAGCAGAACAAACTGCTAGAGAAGATGAGGTCTGCCCTCAGTGATAAGGACAGAACCATCGAG ACCTTAGTGGAAAATGCGAGGGAAAAGGACAAGCTGCTGTCCCAGCTGCAGATGTCCGGCCCCTCCCAGCTGCGCGGGGAGCACCTGGCAGACACGGTCAGACAGCTGAAGGATGACATCAGGAAGAAAGATG AACTGATTGACCGTCTGCAGTCATCCAGTACATCAGGCTACGTGTCCACTGAAGATGACCCCTACGTCCAGTCCCTCCGCAAGGAGCTGGCCAGTAAAGCCAGGCTGCTGTCAGAGACCAC GGCTGCTCTACAGTCCTTGCGTGACCAGAAGCCAGCCCAGGGGGACCTACAGCAGCAGATGGCACAGCAGACACAG GCACTCAGCAATGCCCTTAAAGCAGAGAAGCAAGCCAAGCTGGAACTG GCCAAAGTACGTAGAAAAGCTCAGGAACAGGAGGAAGATCTGGGCACCAAGCAGGAGAACATCGATGCACTCATCGAAGCAGTCAGGGCCAAGGACAATATCATCAAG GATCTGGAGAGGAGTCAGTTATCCTCCAGACAAACCCTGCGAGGGGACCAATCACCAAAGGCCAAACAACAG CTGCAGAAGGGCCTTCGGGATCAGCTTGAAGAGACGAAGAAGCTGAACGAGCTCCTTGATTCCGAGCGAAGAATCTACCAGGACCTCATCAAGTCTTACAGGGATGAGCTGGGAGCCACAAG AGATTCCCAGAGTCGAGCGTTGGACATAGAGCTGGCAGCAGTGCAGACCCTGCGCAGACAGCTGGAGGACTATGTTAGGAGGAACAGTGAGCTACGGGCAGAGCTGGAGAGGAACATCAACCAGGCAGCGCAACAAG TGCTGGAGGCAAGAGATTCTCTACGGGACCGCCCTCAAGTCCAGACGTGGAACGCTGCACTACAGACAAGCATAGACGACTTGAGACCGCAGTTCGAGAAAAACATTCAGACGAGCCCGATCACCCGCTCGACAGACATTGAAATCTCCCTCCCCAGTCCTTTGGACGCGTTGAGCGTTTCCGAATTCTCTACGGCAGAGCTGAAGAGCGAGGTCGCTCGCCTTAGGGGACAGCTAAGCAGGATGCAAGCGATAAACGATGACTTACAGTCACGTTTGAACGGCGCCATAAGTGAACAGGTCAGGTCCATCCCTCTAGGGGAAAACATCGCGGAGCAACAGACTCTCCCCAAACTCGCTAAAGAAGTGGAGAGACTAGAAGCTGAGCTAGACAACGCACAGAAGAAGAACCAAGCTTTGCAGGAGGAACTAGAGAGTGGTAGAGGGAGCATGACGCCAATGACAGAAAAGGGGCTTTTGGCAGAGGTGCAACAGCAGCTGGAGGATGCAATAATGCAGCTAGAGAAGAGCGAAGACGACAAGCAGGCACTGGAGAAGCAGATCAAGCTTAGCTCGCCCAGCCCGTACCAGGCTCAGATCAAACAACTGGAGAACAAGGTTATGGAGCTTATCGAGGAGAATGAACAGCTCATGAAGGAGTCTCCTGGAAGCAGGTCAGATGAAGAGGTGGACGCCATGTCCGAGAAGGACCTGAGGACAGAGGTTAAGGGTCTCAAGGACCGTCTAAAAGCTTCAGAAAACCTTGTGGACCTCCTTAAGAAACAGCTGGAGATGAACTCCGATTCTGAAAACGATATTCCAGGATTCAATCCCGAGCTGATCGTGCAGCTTGCAGAGGAGATAGAGAGATTGAAAGGACAGCTTGAACAGGCGCAGGGGAATCGGGGAGATGTCAGAGACAAGGAGGAAGAATCTTCAGACACCTCATCTCAACTGCCTCGAAAGAGCAAGCTGCCTGTCCTACAGAAGGGAGTGACTCACAACGCTAATGCATCTTTGAGACAACAGATAGAACAGTTGAAGATGTCTGAAAAGGAACTCAAGCTTTTGAACAGGAGAATGCAAGATAAGCTTACAGCCACAGAGGGCACAGTGCGTGCCCAAGCACAGAAACTCAAGTCGTACAGAAAGATGCTTGAAGACGCAGGTCTGGTCAAGAAACTTCCCCGCAAGGCCCAGAGTGATTCCAACATTCCCATGAGCCTCCAAAGGTTCCAGAGTCGTTACGCTTCCCAGGAAGGGTTGGATGATTCCTTGCTGTCGCCGGGGATTTCGCCGGCGGCGTCTCCAATGATGCGCTCGCCCGCCACGAGTCTGCTGAGCCTGGAAACGCTACAGGAGTACGGGAACACAGACAACGTGGATGAGCTGAAACAGCAGGTCTCACAGCTCAAGCAGAGGCTGGAGAAATCCCGCCGTATGATCAG GGGGATGCAGTCTCGGCTGCGTGGACGATCCGACGGCCAGCTAACGCCAAACCGGTCATTCGCTCGCTCCATGGAGGCGTTGACGGAACCGACGACCAATGGAGACGCCTTCGAGAAGCTTCGTCAGCAGGTGGAGGACCTTAAGCAACAGCTGAAGGATAGCAACGATCTGAACAAGACTCTCGCT GATCAGCTGTCAGTGTCGCCCCAGAAGGACACGTTGGTCCAGACGCAGGCCAAGGAGCTGTCTCAGCTGCGCAAACAGCTACGGGACAGCCGCGAGATGTGCCACCTGCTGCGGGCACGCCTGGAGGAGCTCACCCGCACCCTGGAGCACCTGCTGTCCGCCAGCGAGGGCGGGGACCCCGACCTGCTGAACTTGACCCAGCAGGAGGCCGAGGGGGTGATGGCGGAGTTAGAACGCAGCATGCATCTTGCCAGGACACTGAAGGACAGGCTAGACG ACAATGCGAGCTCAGCGTCTGACGACTCGTCCCTGCGGAGCCTGAAGGACCAGTACCAGCAGAGCCTGCAGGCCAACCAGGAGCTGCGGCTCCAGCTGCAGGAGCAGCTCATGCAGCTGCAGGACAGACCAAG CCCGACCCCCCTGAAGCAGGAGATTGCGGAGCTGAGGTCAGCCCTGGAGGAGCAGCAGGACCAGTACCAGCACCTGAAGCAGGTGAACCAGCAGCTGCAGGGACAGGTGGCCGACACACAGCACCTGCGCCGTCAGCTGGCAGAGAACCAGCGCACAGCCATCGAGCTGAAGGACGAGCTAGAGAG AGCTACCAAGGATGCGAAAGAGAAGAACAACATGATCAGCCGGCTGCGTTCCCAGCTGCGCAGGACGCGACCAGTCGGTTCCACCTTCCCGCCATCCGCCTCGGACCAGGCTAGCACCGGCTGGGACACCGATCAGTCCAACCAGGGCGCTTCCGACGACTTCAGCGGCATGCACCGAGTCGGTAGCGGCCGCTCAGCTAACCACGGGTCGCAAACAGCCAGTGGGAGTGAGGACAACATGGGAGAACAGCCACGACAGAGAAGGTATCCTCCCAATAGGGGTGATGAGTACTCCCTGGAACAGCCTGGACGAAGCAAACCAACTTCCAGCGAGGACAATTTCATGTTCGCTCCCAGGGAGAAAGTCATCCCTCCGAGCATACACAGCAGTAAGGACGATGTTTCTGGGTGTGGTCGTCTCCATGACAACAGGGGGTATTCCTCAGACGAGGAGTCTACGACCAGCACTCAGACCTTCACTTCGGTATCCCGCCACGAGTCAGACCACCCTGAAGACAGCGAGCAGGATGGTATGAACAACGAGAGAGGGATGTACCCTTCGCGCCAGCTTCCGTCAAAGTTTCTCCAGGCATCCCTGGGTCACGGATCTACCACGACAGTTTCCACGGAAACTAACAGAGAGATGGAGCTGCTACAGAACAGGCTGCGCGCGAGCGACCAGATCAACCGCTCGCTACGAGCGGAGCTGGACACGTACAAGAAGCTACGGGAGAGCACGGAGACGATCCACAGCCACGGGTCGGCATCCACGACGTCCGGTTTCCATGGCGACAGCAGAGGAGGGAACCTGCTGGAGGAACACCTGGCTGAACTGCGTGCGTTGAGAGCGAGGCTGGAGGATTCGCTGAGCTCCAACGAGCAGCTGAGGCAGGAGTTAGAGGACAAGATCTCCAGCATGAGCAACAGAG GAGGCCAGACCAACATCTACGTGCACAGTAACTCCGGTGTGGATCATCAGGAGTTTCCCGACAACGCCTCGCACGGCTCACACATGTCCGACAAGCTGTCACTACTCTCCGATAAAACCACCCAGGTGGACCGCCTGCAAGCTGAACTGGACCAGAAAGACCAG ATCAATGAGAAACTAAAGGCAGACATGTCCAGGCTCCAGACCCAGCTGACAGAGAAGGACCAACAGAACCAGCAGATCCAGGGAGACAACACCAGGCTTCAGACAGACATGTCCAAACTACAGAAACAACTGGCAGAGAGGGACAGGCAGACTCAGAAGACTCAGGCTGAGTTCACTCAACTACAG GCGGACCTGTCCAGCCTGCATGGCCAGCTGCAGGAGGTGTCCCAGCTGCAGAACCAGCTGTCAGACCGGGAGAAGCAGAACCAGATCCTGCAGACGGAGGTGGACAGTCTGGGCGCTGAGCTGGCCAACAGGGACATGGAGAACGACAAGGTGTCCGCAGAACTCACCAAGGCCAAGAAGGAGATTAGCAG ACTGAGACAGGAGTTGTCCAGACTGCAGGACCAGCTAGAGGAACACCAGCAGGTGGCCGACTCCCTAAGGCTGGAGCTCAGGCTGTACGAGAAGCTCTACAAGAAAGCACAGACAGCTGATGCAGGTGTGAACGGGTTCAGCAGCAGTGATGGGACAGGTGGGAGGGACGCCATGGCTGGACTGGACCTGTCGGGACTGTTGGAGGAGATGCGCAGACTCAGAGAGCAG GTTGAGAAGCTACACATCAGCAACAGCGCCCTCCGGCGGAAGGTGAAGGAACTGCTGGGGAAGGAGGAAAGTCCCACAGTCATAAACATCAACCATCACCATGGGCACAGGAGCCCGGCACAGAGGGCACTCTTCCAGACTGGTGCAGGAG ATGCCTCACCTGGTGACGTTCACCTGTCTGGTCCGTATACAACCGACTCTGCCCACTCCTCCCCTGCCAACTATCCACACCTGAAGAACAGCCCACTGGTCGGTCAGCTGGCCAGATACGCTTCCCTCCCTGTCCTGGACAAGGACGACATTGACGTATTCTCCATGCAAG GGGTGTCACCACTATCCACTGCTGACGTTGACATCCGTTATCGGTATGTCGTGGGGCGGATAGAAGACTATGAAGCCTTGCGACATCAGGTTAACGACAGCCGACTTGCCATACGTGGCGTTCAATCCCGAGTTAAGGATCGGTTGAAGGCACTGAAGAAGGCACTTGACTCTACACAG CCTGGAGACCAGAAGCCCCTTGAGGAGACCCTGAGTTCCCTCCATCTCCTACACGACCACCTGGAGGAGTGCCACCGCCTGCTCAAGCTGTTCTGGAAAGCCCGGGACCCAGGCTCTGTGCCCACCTCCACAGGTAGTGGTGGGGATGGCACAGCAATTGTGTTCCTGGAG AACCAGAACTTGAAAGACGAGATCACCAACCTAAGAAAACGGTTAACGTCCCAGGAGAAGGTCATGAGGTCTGCTCTTCACAAGTTGGAG